The Deinococcus humi genome has a segment encoding these proteins:
- a CDS encoding DUF6527 family protein: MNTPMIHWQGERMADWKPGLIRQEDGGTGHHYVCPCGCNRVYFAPHAVVSGSVETGDLTLTPSLFHNAPGCCGWHGWLRDGVFESVETAWHTRTW, from the coding sequence ATGAACACACCGATGATCCATTGGCAGGGTGAACGCATGGCCGACTGGAAGCCCGGCCTCATCCGACAGGAGGATGGCGGCACGGGGCATCACTACGTCTGCCCCTGCGGCTGCAATCGGGTGTACTTCGCCCCGCACGCCGTTGTTTCGGGCAGTGTGGAGACTGGCGATCTGACGTTGACGCCCTCTCTGTTCCACAACGCCCCCGGCTGTTGTGGCTGGCATGGGTGGCTGCGTGACGGCGTGTTTGAGTCTGTCGAAACCGCTTGGCACACCCGCACGTGGTAG
- a CDS encoding RNA-guided endonuclease InsQ/TnpB family protein codes for MFETLRLTRMLYNAGLEQRREAYRKHGKTLSAYDQQRELTALKDACPEYGGVYSHVLQDVFDRLDRAYKSFFSRVKKGAKRAGFPRFKPRQRWDSFKFKQCWDNKKGDWTACGKPVDEGRRINIPKIGAVKIKLHRPLEGKPKSLQIIHDCGQWFAAYVCEVPLAPLPATGSAVGVDVGTTWFAITSDGEFVENPRYLKNGLKNLRVQQRTVSRRKKGSNRRRKAVQQVAKAHRKIRRQRADFHHKTARRLVNEHDLIAHEDLKVSNMVKSNLARSISDVGWASFFEILNAKAASAGRSVIAVNPAYTSQTCRICGHVGKENRVSQSRFLCAQCGHAENADVNAAHNILGRAVPSALNGSGVSHAVV; via the coding sequence ATGTTTGAGACATTGCGACTCACCCGCATGCTCTACAACGCGGGCCTTGAACAGCGCCGCGAAGCGTACCGAAAACACGGCAAAACGCTCAGCGCCTACGATCAGCAGCGCGAACTCACAGCCCTCAAGGACGCCTGCCCGGAATACGGCGGGGTCTACTCCCACGTTCTGCAAGACGTTTTTGATCGGCTCGACAGGGCGTATAAGTCCTTTTTCAGCCGGGTTAAGAAGGGAGCGAAACGTGCAGGTTTTCCCCGGTTCAAACCCCGTCAACGCTGGGACTCATTCAAGTTCAAGCAGTGCTGGGACAACAAGAAAGGCGATTGGACAGCCTGCGGCAAGCCCGTGGATGAGGGGCGGCGCATCAACATCCCCAAAATCGGCGCGGTCAAGATTAAGCTGCACCGCCCGCTTGAAGGCAAACCCAAATCCCTCCAGATCATTCACGACTGCGGACAGTGGTTTGCTGCCTATGTCTGCGAAGTCCCGCTGGCCCCTTTGCCTGCCACAGGCTCAGCAGTCGGGGTGGACGTGGGGACAACATGGTTTGCCATCACGTCAGACGGCGAGTTTGTGGAGAACCCGCGTTACCTGAAGAACGGCCTCAAGAATCTCCGCGTTCAGCAGCGCACCGTATCGCGCCGGAAGAAAGGCAGCAACCGTCGCCGAAAAGCCGTCCAGCAGGTCGCCAAGGCTCATCGAAAGATCAGGCGACAGCGTGCCGACTTCCACCACAAAACCGCCCGGAGGCTGGTCAATGAACACGATCTGATCGCGCACGAGGATTTGAAGGTCAGCAACATGGTGAAGTCCAACCTCGCCCGGAGCATTTCGGACGTGGGCTGGGCATCGTTTTTTGAAATCCTGAACGCCAAGGCTGCGAGTGCCGGACGTTCAGTCATCGCCGTCAACCCTGCGTACACCTCGCAAACATGCCGTATCTGTGGGCATGTGGGCAAGGAAAACCGGGTCAGTCAGTCACGTTTTCTGTGCGCCCAGTGCGGGCATGCTGAGAATGCGGACGTGAATGCGGCGCACAACATTTTGGGACGGGCCGTCCCTTCAGCCCTCAACGGTAGCGGGGTATCGCATGCCGTGGTCTGA
- a CDS encoding DUF559 domain-containing protein produces MSEADYRAYLARMGHALPSRGPQKAQQTAQGVRAGEKAEQALCRWLDILGIGYAEQYMWGAALNPPRKFQSDLAIPAAHLLIEVDGGVHGVHDKRARDLERQNLGVLAGWQFLRFLPDQAISGEASLFIQKYLESRRVIE; encoded by the coding sequence ATGTCTGAGGCCGATTACCGCGCCTACCTCGCCCGCATGGGCCACGCCTTGCCCTCCAGAGGCCCCCAGAAGGCCCAGCAGACCGCTCAAGGGGTCAGGGCAGGGGAGAAGGCAGAGCAAGCCCTGTGCAGGTGGCTGGACATTCTGGGCATTGGGTACGCCGAACAGTACATGTGGGGTGCTGCCTTGAATCCGCCCCGGAAGTTTCAGAGCGATCTGGCGATTCCCGCCGCTCATCTCTTGATTGAGGTCGACGGTGGGGTTCATGGCGTCCATGACAAGCGGGCGCGGGACTTGGAGCGGCAGAACTTAGGCGTTCTAGCGGGCTGGCAATTCCTGCGATTTCTGCCGGATCAGGCCATCAGCGGAGAGGCCAGCCTATTCATTCAGAAGTATCTGGAATCCCGCCGCGTCATTGAGTGA
- a CDS encoding DNA-methyltransferase translates to MNAQVILGDCLEVMPTLPTQSVDMILADLPYGTTACAWDSVVPFAALWEQYERLIKPNGAIVLTAAQPFTTALIASRLELFKYCWIWEKSKGSDFLNAKNKPVRLHEEVCVFSLGTTANKSPRRMAYYPQGLVHNPKYHYRPGVEMKDGGVIGTRPSHKRGYETEWENYPTSILRFANPNNDLEHPTQKPVALFEYLIRTYTQPGDVVLDNTAGSGTTGVAAIQCGRVPILIERDEKYHAIAQRRVRHAQPALLGVS, encoded by the coding sequence ATGAATGCGCAGGTGATTCTGGGGGACTGCCTGGAGGTGATGCCCACCCTGCCCACGCAGTCGGTGGACATGATTCTGGCGGACTTGCCGTATGGGACAACCGCCTGCGCGTGGGACAGCGTGGTTCCTTTTGCCGCGCTCTGGGAGCAATACGAGCGGCTCATCAAGCCGAATGGAGCCATTGTGCTGACAGCAGCGCAGCCGTTCACCACCGCTCTGATCGCCTCACGGCTGGAACTGTTCAAATACTGCTGGATTTGGGAAAAGTCAAAAGGCTCAGACTTTTTGAATGCCAAGAACAAGCCCGTCCGGTTGCACGAGGAAGTTTGCGTGTTTTCTCTTGGCACAACGGCCAACAAATCCCCGCGCCGCATGGCCTACTATCCGCAGGGGCTAGTCCACAACCCGAAGTATCACTATCGGCCCGGCGTTGAGATGAAAGACGGCGGCGTGATCGGCACCCGCCCTTCCCATAAGCGCGGGTATGAAACTGAGTGGGAAAACTACCCCACTTCAATTCTGAGATTCGCCAACCCGAACAACGATTTAGAACACCCCACCCAAAAACCTGTCGCACTTTTTGAGTATTTGATCCGCACGTATACCCAACCCGGTGACGTGGTGCTGGACAACACGGCGGGCAGCGGCACAACTGGAGTGGCGGCCATTCAATGCGGGCGCGTACCCATCCTGATTGAGCGGGACGAGAAATATCACGCCATTGCTCAGCGCCGCGTCAGGCACGCTCAGCCCGCCCTGCTGGGGGTGTCATGA
- a CDS encoding phosphoadenosine phosphosulfate reductase family protein, with product MSAAHFLGDRPLSGLPLILQAVEEHQPTHVFAMFSGGNDSVVTLDVARRHPQFTAAVYVDTGIALPEAEPRARAICADLGVELLVYRATENTRKDGALDPQHYDELVTEYGFPGPTPTGHGKMFARLKQRQFERLVRDHPEGRIMLISGSRQTESARRARNVVPVKRVGRTVWVAPLWDWPLRQRDAYLEQFKLPRNPYSPLIGVSGDCLCGAYAKPGQLAAIEQHFPCMGRRLRDLEAKTRAAGFPWGWEEGPPESWKREQMPDLFNTAFEFTCASCGRA from the coding sequence GTGAGCGCCGCGCATTTTCTGGGAGATCGCCCCCTCTCTGGCCTGCCCCTGATCCTGCAAGCCGTAGAGGAACATCAGCCAACCCACGTCTTTGCCATGTTCTCCGGGGGGAATGACAGCGTGGTCACGCTGGACGTGGCCCGCAGACACCCCCAGTTCACTGCCGCCGTGTACGTGGATACCGGGATTGCGCTGCCCGAAGCTGAACCCCGCGCCCGCGCCATCTGCGCCGATCTGGGCGTGGAGCTGCTGGTGTACCGCGCCACCGAGAACACCCGCAAGGACGGCGCATTGGACCCGCAACACTATGACGAGCTGGTCACGGAATACGGCTTCCCCGGCCCGACACCCACTGGGCACGGCAAGATGTTTGCCCGCCTCAAGCAAAGGCAATTTGAGCGTCTCGTCAGGGACCACCCTGAAGGCCGAATTATGCTCATCAGTGGCAGTCGCCAAACGGAATCCGCCCGCCGCGCCCGCAACGTTGTCCCCGTTAAACGGGTAGGCCGCACCGTGTGGGTTGCCCCATTGTGGGACTGGCCGCTGAGGCAGCGGGACGCTTATCTGGAACAGTTCAAGCTGCCCCGCAACCCGTATAGCCCGCTCATCGGGGTTAGTGGGGACTGCCTGTGTGGGGCGTATGCCAAACCCGGCCAACTGGCCGCCATTGAGCAGCACTTCCCCTGTATGGGCCGCCGCCTGCGCGATCTGGAAGCCAAGACGCGGGCGGCTGGCTTCCCCTGGGGCTGGGAGGAAGGGCCGCCCGAATCGTGGAAACGGGAGCAGATGCCTGATCTGTTCAACACGGCGTTTGAGTTCACCTGCGCCTCGTGTGGCCGCGCATGA
- a CDS encoding replication initiation protein, whose translation MIHSTVSSIQRHFVESLAYHPNAGNRKTYFHTTPAAEAVQMRYLSPDRPHEIGWLKLDVDDTGEGDHTAARWLDVGAPQPHFIIRNRHNRGSHQVYGLALPVLRGSLSRTAPRRLFEAVSNGYTRWLEADAGYPGTGIKNPLHKSWATITHDGPLYTLGELLDALPERLRVAPEQGQQIGEGRNTDLFYRTRLWAYDNVHSASQSSNFVAWEAATIQHAHSLNIYTPKLPRSEVLGVARSVARWTWKNADNFQKRDRPPAKRSKLYSWDRPTLSAEQAREAMREGGQIGAVKTNAIRRNRTFDAITSAIGELAGQGFMNPTAAQISGLSGVSVRTVRAFRAGQRAVVTGQGN comes from the coding sequence ATGATCCATTCTACCGTTTCCAGCATTCAGCGGCATTTTGTTGAGTCGCTGGCCTACCACCCGAACGCGGGCAATCGCAAAACCTACTTCCACACCACGCCTGCCGCAGAGGCCGTCCAGATGCGTTACCTCAGCCCGGACAGGCCCCATGAAATCGGCTGGCTGAAACTGGATGTGGACGATACCGGGGAAGGCGATCACACGGCGGCCCGCTGGCTGGACGTGGGAGCGCCGCAGCCCCATTTCATCATCCGCAACCGCCACAACCGGGGCAGCCATCAGGTGTACGGCCTGGCGCTGCCCGTTCTGCGGGGCAGCCTGAGCCGCACCGCGCCCCGCAGGCTGTTTGAGGCTGTCAGCAACGGCTACACGCGCTGGCTGGAAGCGGATGCCGGATACCCAGGGACGGGCATCAAGAACCCACTCCACAAGTCATGGGCCACGATCACCCATGACGGCCCGCTCTACACGTTGGGCGAGTTGCTGGACGCCCTGCCCGAACGCTTGCGCGTGGCCCCGGAGCAAGGCCAGCAGATCGGAGAGGGCCGCAATACGGACCTGTTCTACCGGACGCGCCTGTGGGCATATGACAACGTGCATAGCGCCTCCCAGTCGAGCAATTTTGTTGCGTGGGAGGCGGCGACGATTCAACATGCACACAGCCTGAATATCTATACCCCGAAACTGCCCCGGAGTGAGGTGCTGGGCGTGGCGCGTTCGGTGGCCCGCTGGACTTGGAAGAACGCCGACAATTTCCAGAAACGCGACAGACCGCCCGCCAAACGCAGCAAGCTTTACTCCTGGGACCGCCCGACACTTTCCGCAGAACAGGCACGCGAGGCCATGCGCGAGGGTGGGCAGATTGGCGCAGTCAAAACAAACGCCATCCGCCGAAATCGCACGTTTGACGCCATCACATCGGCCATCGGAGAGCTTGCTGGGCAAGGATTCATGAATCCGACAGCGGCGCAAATTTCTGGGCTTTCCGGTGTTTCTGTGCGTACTGTGCGTGCTTTTCGGGCTGGGCAGCGGGCCGTTGTCACAGGACAGGGGAATTAG
- a CDS encoding ERF family protein: MNHSETVGKLAEALSKAQGVFGHVEKDGKSHHGKYATLAAVLETVRGGLADNGLSIVQAPGTEGNTVTVTTRIMHSSGEWLETTVSAPAATDIQKLGSSISYLRRYSLMAVLSLAADDDDDGNAAMKGPQKAQRPAPRPSAPPAPAPADSEPLGKEAGARLHAQLGAMLKGTDVEPLTHVDFVAQVIGREVAGLSELTRAESKIVYSAAKQKSEAA; this comes from the coding sequence ATGAACCACAGTGAGACAGTCGGCAAACTGGCAGAAGCGCTCAGCAAGGCGCAAGGCGTCTTCGGACATGTTGAGAAGGACGGCAAAAGTCACCACGGCAAATACGCGACACTGGCCGCCGTGCTGGAAACGGTACGCGGCGGGCTGGCAGACAACGGGCTGAGCATCGTGCAGGCCCCTGGCACCGAGGGCAACACCGTCACCGTCACCACGCGCATCATGCACAGCAGCGGGGAATGGCTGGAAACCACTGTGAGCGCCCCGGCAGCGACGGACATACAGAAATTGGGGAGCAGCATAAGTTATCTACGCCGCTATTCCCTGATGGCGGTATTAAGCCTCGCCGCAGATGACGACGATGACGGCAACGCGGCCATGAAAGGCCCCCAGAAGGCCCAGCGTCCCGCGCCCCGCCCCAGTGCCCCACCTGCGCCCGCCCCGGCTGATTCTGAGCCGCTGGGCAAGGAAGCAGGCGCACGCCTTCACGCGCAACTGGGAGCCATGCTCAAAGGGACAGACGTTGAACCACTCACGCATGTTGACTTCGTGGCCCAGGTGATCGGGCGGGAGGTTGCTGGGCTGAGCGAATTGACGCGGGCGGAAAGCAAGATCGTCTACAGCGCCGCCAAGCAAAAGAGCGAGGCCGCGTGA
- a CDS encoding S24/S26 family peptidase, with amino-acid sequence MAKITPEEQERAEMLGRVVRKLREDTGLNRPDFTAAMSAYPEGGVKPDYINKLESGTRSLSKASPEVREAIRLTAGVSAEDWYALTGLYVPSNAPEPARPRNVGWVFEALGIDAHQHVRTDTLSAQYVEAPETIRVPVRGLAAAGRAFYSESNLVGYVRLSLDEYNPSHEIVRISGDSMHPTLRDGDHVAVDPSELELAVGRVYVFHIIGDGHCIKRVERLADGQLWLVSDNRSHPPIRPDEVEVRGRAVRHYPQVVPL; translated from the coding sequence ATGGCTAAAATCACACCCGAAGAGCAGGAGCGGGCGGAGATGCTGGGCCGCGTGGTCCGCAAGCTGCGCGAGGATACGGGCCTGAATCGCCCGGACTTCACGGCGGCCATGTCGGCCTACCCGGAAGGCGGCGTGAAGCCGGACTACATCAACAAGCTAGAGTCGGGCACGCGGTCACTGTCCAAGGCCAGCCCGGAAGTGCGTGAGGCGATCCGGCTGACGGCGGGCGTGAGCGCCGAGGACTGGTACGCCCTGACAGGTCTATACGTGCCATCGAATGCGCCTGAGCCTGCCCGCCCCCGCAATGTGGGGTGGGTCTTTGAGGCTTTAGGGATAGACGCTCATCAACATGTAAGAACAGATACACTCTCGGCGCAGTATGTTGAGGCCCCTGAAACCATTCGCGTGCCCGTGCGTGGCCTTGCTGCTGCGGGTCGTGCGTTCTATTCAGAGTCAAATCTTGTGGGGTACGTCCGCTTGTCTTTAGACGAATACAATCCGAGCCATGAAATTGTCCGCATTTCGGGTGATTCCATGCACCCAACATTGCGTGACGGCGATCATGTCGCTGTTGATCCCAGTGAGCTTGAATTGGCTGTAGGCCGCGTGTACGTCTTCCACATCATCGGAGACGGCCATTGCATTAAGCGCGTCGAACGGCTGGCAGACGGGCAACTGTGGCTGGTCAGTGACAACCGGAGCCACCCGCCGATTCGCCCTGATGAGGTAGAGGTGCGGGGCCGCGCCGTGCGTCATTACCCCCAGGTTGTGCCGCTCTAG
- a CDS encoding recombinase family protein: MPDSDKLRSAAAYLRVSSEAQSGDDRFGLQVQAGLISAYAARHGLQIMQTYSDTISGTRHRREQLDALLDAAPRYEAVVISSVDRLGRRNRVIYTVLDELLETGLEVHSTDMGAIDPEDEGSMLSFGVRSLFADSDHRSLTKKLARARVAKVAGNPLSGRPGEPANPLNGYGWRQGVRDDVEAAWLIHIYTRFQHVGAHALATELDALGVRTRAGKLWTASTLRDLVRNPMYKGEYQYGRRKRGKGIVKAACEVPALVSPELWEAVNHRLDQRNARAGTSNPLRAAMYPLSGHLRCGECGRVMRGLSLSGRKYGYYACRSVGSTAYDGGRPCPHHRHYPPEQLHALVRQALDSVATDDAALLDMARLPERPAPDHGPALAELKRREDKLEAAYMADAYTPQEYAERRADLKRQREAVLNAPAPTPPPGPDLEALQARLARWKDAPLDELADRLGLTVRVSMDGAVRVELDPPVEL, from the coding sequence GTGCCAGATTCTGACAAACTCCGCTCTGCCGCCGCCTACCTCCGGGTGTCCAGTGAGGCGCAGTCCGGGGATGATCGGTTCGGCTTGCAGGTTCAGGCGGGCCTGATTAGCGCCTACGCCGCCCGTCATGGCCTCCAGATCATGCAGACCTACAGCGACACCATCAGCGGCACCCGGCACCGCAGGGAGCAACTGGACGCCCTGCTTGACGCTGCGCCCCGCTATGAGGCAGTGGTCATCAGCTCAGTGGACAGGCTGGGCAGGCGCAACCGCGTCATCTATACCGTGCTGGACGAGCTGCTAGAGACAGGGCTTGAGGTTCACAGCACGGACATGGGCGCGATTGATCCAGAGGACGAGGGATCAATGCTCAGCTTCGGAGTCAGAAGTCTGTTCGCAGACAGCGACCACCGTTCTCTGACAAAGAAGCTCGCCCGTGCCCGTGTCGCCAAAGTGGCAGGCAATCCCCTGTCGGGCCGCCCCGGTGAGCCTGCCAACCCCCTGAACGGGTACGGCTGGCGTCAGGGCGTGCGGGATGATGTGGAGGCGGCGTGGCTCATCCACATCTACACCCGCTTTCAGCATGTGGGCGCCCATGCCCTCGCCACAGAATTAGACGCCCTGGGCGTGCGGACGCGGGCGGGCAAGCTGTGGACGGCCAGCACCTTGAGGGATTTAGTCAGGAATCCCATGTACAAGGGGGAGTATCAGTACGGGCGCAGGAAGCGGGGCAAGGGCATTGTCAAAGCGGCGTGCGAGGTTCCGGCCCTCGTCAGCCCTGAGCTGTGGGAGGCCGTCAACCACCGCCTCGATCAGCGCAACGCCAGGGCAGGCACGTCCAACCCTCTGCGGGCCGCCATGTACCCATTGTCCGGCCACCTGCGCTGTGGGGAGTGCGGGCGCGTGATGCGCGGCCTCAGCCTGTCCGGGCGCAAGTACGGGTACTACGCCTGCCGCTCTGTGGGCAGCACGGCTTATGACGGGGGCCGCCCCTGCCCGCACCATCGACACTACCCGCCTGAACAGCTTCACGCCCTCGTCAGGCAGGCGCTCGACAGCGTGGCGACGGATGACGCGGCCCTGTTGGACATGGCCCGCCTCCCCGAACGGCCTGCCCCGGATCACGGCCCCGCGCTGGCCGAACTCAAGCGCCGGGAGGACAAGTTAGAAGCCGCGTACATGGCCGATGCGTACACCCCGCAGGAGTACGCTGAGCGCCGCGCCGATCTGAAACGCCAGCGTGAGGCGGTGCTGAATGCTCCGGCCCCCACGCCGCCCCCCGGCCCTGATCTGGAGGCATTGCAGGCACGGCTGGCCCGCTGGAAGGATGCGCCGCTGGATGAACTGGCAGATCGGTTGGGCCTGACGGTGCGGGTGAGCATGGATGGGGCGGTGAGGGTGGAGCTTGATCCCCCGGTGGAGCTGTAG
- a CDS encoding DUF427 domain-containing protein: MIPRWSCSTTGGFFSVCPWKGTASYHTLEVGGQRNPDAAWYYPQPKDAAQQIRDRVAFWKGVEITAD, translated from the coding sequence TTGATCCCCCGGTGGAGCTGTAGCACAACTGGGGGATTCTTTTCGGTCTGCCCGTGGAAGGGAACCGCCAGCTACCACACGCTGGAGGTGGGCGGCCAGCGCAACCCAGACGCCGCGTGGTACTACCCCCAGCCGAAGGACGCCGCGCAACAGATCAGGGATCGCGTGGCCTTCTGGAAGGGCGTGGAGATCACGGCAGACTGA
- a CDS encoding Mrp/NBP35 family ATP-binding protein, translating into MHDALMAALSTVNDPELHRDLVSLGMIERAEVVGGVAQIKVNLTTPACPLKGQIEREVREAVLAVPGVSEAAVTFGATVRMAAQPALPGVKHVLLVGSGKGGVGKSSVAVNLAASLAADGARVGLLDADVYGPSVAHMLGQGAARVTANAERKMQPIEAHGLKFISMANLSPAGQALVWRGPMLHSAVQQFVKDAAWGELDYLIVDLPPGTGDVQLSLTQTVQVTGAVIVTTPQDVALIDAARAIDMFRKASVPVLGVVENMSYFVAPDTGNTYDLFGRGGSRKLGEQYPLLGEVPIDMDVRKDADAGTPAVLAHPATPAAQALIGVARNLAGQVSVLAVNKELAQSLADLPDQLTVV; encoded by the coding sequence ATGCATGACGCCTTGATGGCTGCCCTGAGCACCGTGAACGACCCGGAACTGCACCGCGATCTGGTCTCGCTGGGCATGATCGAGCGGGCCGAGGTGGTGGGCGGTGTGGCCCAGATCAAGGTCAATCTGACCACCCCGGCGTGTCCGCTCAAGGGCCAGATCGAACGCGAGGTCCGTGAGGCCGTTCTGGCCGTTCCTGGCGTGAGCGAGGCGGCTGTGACCTTCGGCGCGACCGTGCGGATGGCCGCGCAGCCCGCGCTGCCTGGGGTCAAACATGTGCTGCTGGTGGGCAGCGGCAAGGGCGGCGTGGGCAAGAGCAGCGTGGCAGTCAATCTGGCGGCCTCGCTGGCGGCAGACGGCGCGCGGGTGGGCCTGCTGGACGCCGACGTGTACGGCCCCAGCGTGGCGCACATGCTGGGTCAGGGCGCGGCGCGCGTGACTGCCAACGCCGAGCGCAAGATGCAGCCCATTGAGGCCCACGGGCTGAAATTCATCAGCATGGCCAACCTGTCCCCTGCAGGGCAGGCGCTGGTGTGGCGCGGGCCGATGCTGCATTCGGCTGTTCAGCAGTTCGTCAAGGACGCGGCCTGGGGCGAGCTCGATTACCTGATCGTGGACCTGCCGCCGGGTACCGGGGATGTGCAGTTGTCGCTGACCCAGACCGTGCAGGTCACCGGGGCAGTGATCGTGACCACCCCCCAGGACGTGGCCCTGATTGACGCGGCGCGGGCCATCGACATGTTCCGCAAAGCCAGCGTGCCGGTGCTGGGCGTGGTCGAGAACATGAGTTACTTCGTCGCGCCGGACACCGGGAACACCTATGACCTGTTCGGACGCGGAGGCAGCCGCAAGCTGGGTGAACAGTACCCATTGCTGGGCGAGGTCCCCATTGACATGGACGTGCGCAAAGATGCCGACGCCGGAACCCCTGCCGTGCTGGCCCACCCGGCCACTCCCGCCGCGCAGGCTCTGATCGGGGTGGCCCGCAATCTGGCCGGCCAGGTCAGCGTGCTGGCGGTGAACAAGGAACTCGCACAGTCTCTGGCCGATCTGCCGGACCAGTTGACCGTCGTATGA
- a CDS encoding helix-turn-helix transcriptional regulator, whose protein sequence is MTIGAAHAVAPQPPPAPPERTKVRLLELVKRHGPQTAQDLAARLEVSVPAARRHLGDLQEQGLLLSRTERPGGRGRPQHVFSLTERGEAAFPRTYSGLCVDVLRHVEGLFGDGAVLKVLDARNVEIAARLQNDLPNHLPLEDRIRRLAVLLTDMGFDPVLEKDGADWCLTQRNCPNLTVARQYSQLCDSELRLYAELLGTRVVRESRIACGQAACRYRIVG, encoded by the coding sequence ATGACCATCGGCGCTGCCCACGCGGTCGCCCCGCAGCCGCCACCTGCCCCCCCTGAGCGGACCAAGGTGCGGCTGCTGGAACTGGTCAAACGCCATGGCCCGCAGACTGCGCAGGATCTGGCCGCGCGGCTGGAGGTCAGTGTCCCTGCGGCGCGCCGTCATCTGGGAGACCTGCAGGAGCAGGGCCTGCTGCTCTCGCGTACCGAGCGCCCCGGCGGGCGCGGACGGCCCCAGCACGTCTTCAGCCTGACTGAGCGCGGCGAGGCGGCTTTTCCGCGCACCTATTCGGGCCTGTGTGTGGACGTGCTGCGCCATGTCGAGGGCCTGTTCGGCGACGGTGCGGTCCTGAAAGTGCTCGACGCCCGCAACGTCGAGATCGCCGCGCGACTTCAAAACGATCTGCCGAACCACCTGCCGCTGGAAGACCGGATCCGGCGGCTCGCGGTCCTGCTCACGGACATGGGCTTCGATCCCGTGCTGGAAAAGGACGGCGCTGACTGGTGCCTGACCCAGCGCAATTGTCCCAACCTGACGGTGGCCCGGCAATACAGCCAGCTCTGCGACTCGGAGTTGCGGCTGTACGCCGAGCTGCTGGGCACACGCGTTGTGCGCGAGAGCCGCATCGCCTGCGGGCAGGCTGCGTGCCGCTACCGTATCGTCGGCTGA
- a CDS encoding 2'-5' RNA ligase family protein: protein MTHLLPPIPESPRPLYSLVAWPPQVLDTWMRRTQARLNVSGFGLPHLNLRAPFQTSLEGSELVAAFRNGLRGEPALEVRVRGWKRLSGVIFLEFELDPALADLHARVLEIGPSSRAPYDGADYRPHLTLALGILPWAEDLLWEQVRALTPPLQHFSVQALSLTREERGEVQELHTFPLVLPPDEEGLRNEAEAAPS, encoded by the coding sequence ATGACCCACCTGCTGCCCCCCATTCCCGAGTCGCCCAGGCCGCTGTACAGCTTGGTGGCCTGGCCTCCGCAGGTGTTGGACACCTGGATGCGCCGCACCCAGGCCAGGCTGAACGTCAGCGGCTTCGGCCTCCCGCACCTGAATCTGCGCGCTCCGTTTCAGACCAGTCTGGAGGGCAGCGAATTGGTGGCCGCCTTCCGCAATGGTCTGCGCGGCGAGCCGGCCCTGGAGGTCCGGGTGCGGGGCTGGAAACGCCTGAGCGGGGTGATCTTTCTGGAGTTCGAACTGGACCCCGCGCTGGCCGACTTGCACGCCCGCGTGCTGGAGATTGGTCCCTCCAGCCGCGCACCCTACGACGGTGCCGACTACCGCCCACACCTGACGCTGGCGCTGGGCATCCTGCCCTGGGCCGAGGACCTGCTGTGGGAGCAGGTGCGGGCCCTGACACCCCCGTTGCAACACTTCTCTGTCCAGGCCCTGAGCCTGACCCGCGAGGAAAGGGGCGAGGTGCAAGAACTCCACACCTTCCCACTGGTCCTGCCGCCGGATGAGGAAGGATTGCGGAACGAGGCGGAAGCCGCCCCAAGTTAG